Genomic segment of Vicinamibacterales bacterium:
GACAACATGGCGGCCACCTTCATGCGCCAGGGTCTCCTCGACCTGGTCGTCGTCGGCGCCGACCGCATCGCGGCCAACGGTGACGTGGCGAACAAGGTGGGAACATACGGCGTGGCCGTGCTGGCGCACGTGCACGGCATCCCGTTCTACGTGGCGGCGCCGAGCTCGACGATCGACCTCGCCACGGCCGATGGGTCCGGCATTCCGATCGAGGAGCGCCCCATCCGCGAGGTGACCCACGTAGGCACGACCCGGCTGACACCGGAACAGGCGAAGGTCCGGAACCCGGCCTTCGATGTGACACCGAACACATACGTGACGGCGATCATCACGGAGCGCGGCGTGTGGCGCGCCCCGTACGACGAAACGCTGAGGCAGGCGATGGTCGGTCGGTGATACTGGTCAGGCGAAGGCGCGGGTCGGTCGAAGATGCCGCTCCGGCTGAGAAGCGTCGGTTCCGACTTCCCAATGTTGATCCTTGGTATCGAGAGTTCGTGCGACGAGACGGCGGCCGCGGTCGTGGAGGAAACCGACGACGTGGCGCGGCCGTGGGTGATCCGGTCGAGCGCGGTCGCCTCGCAGGTGGACATCCATCGCGAGTGGGGCGGCGTCGTTCCCGAGATCGCGTCGCGCCAGCACGTGCGCGACATCTGCGGCGTGGTCGAACGCGCCATGTCGGACGCGCGGATCGCGCTGACGGATCTCGATGCGGTGGCGGTCACGCAAGGCCCGGGCCTCGTCGGCTCGCTGCTCGTCGGCGTGTCGTTCGCCAAGTCGCTCGCGGCGACGATCGAGCGCCCGCTGATCCCGGTCCACCACCTGGCCGGCCACATCGAGTCGCTCTTCCTCGACAACGGTCCGCTGCCGCTCCCGGCCGTCGTTCTCGTGGTCTCCGGCGGCCACACCAGCCTGTACCTGGTTCCCGCGCCCGGCGTCTACCGCCGGCTCGCGCGCACCCGTGACGATGCGGCGGGGGAGGCCTACGACAAGGTCGCCAGGTTGCTGGGCCTCGGGTATCCGGGTGGGCCGATTATCGACGCGCTGGCGCGCGAGGGCGACGACCGCGCGATCCCGTTCCCGGCGACGCGCATCACCCATCGCGATCGCAACGCGCCCGAGGCCGCGGGCCGGTTCGACTTCAGTTTCAGCGGGATCAAGACCGCGGTGCTGCGGCACGTGAGAGGGCGGGCGGGGGATGCGACCGACATCGCGTCGGTCTTCTCGCCGAAGGAGCGCGCCGACATCTGCGCCAGCTTCCAGCGGGTGGTCGTCGAGGCGCTGCTCGATCGGTTGTTCGAGGCCGCCTGGAGGTCCGGCGCGCGGAGCGTGGGAATCGCAGGCGGCGTGTCGGCGAACAGCCGGCTCAGGAAGGACGCCGCCACCCGCGGCGAGGAACTCGCCTTGCCGGTCTACCTGCCGACGCTCGCGCTCTCGACCGACAACGCCGCGATGATTGCCGCGGCCGGCCTGCGCCGTTTCCACGAAGGCGTTCGCGCGGGCTGGGACCTCAACGCGGACCCCGCGCTGGCACTATAGGCGACCGACCAGCGTCAGCTCCGACTTTCCCCCATCACCTTCACGACGACCCGCTTCTTCCGCCGGCCGTCGAATTCCGCGTAGAAGACCTGCTCCCACGGGCCGAGGTCGAGCTTGCCGTTCGTGATCGGCAGCATCACCTGGTGGCCCATCAGCGTCCGCTTCAGGTGCGCGTCCGCGTTGGTCTCCCCGGTCTGGTGATGCCGGTAGTTGCGCCCCGAGGGCGCCAGCTTCTCGAGCCACTCGCCGAAGTCGGCAATCAGGCCGTCCTCCCAGTCGTTCACGTAGACGCCCGACGTGATGTGCATCGCCGACACGAGCACCATGCCCTCGCCGACCCCGCTCCGCCGGACGATGTCCGCCACCTCGTCGGTGATGCGCACCATCTCCCGCTCCTCGCGGGTGTTGAAGAAGAGGTAGTCGGTGAAGACCTTCATCACACCTCCCGACGGCGCCAAAGGAAATACACCGGCACGCCGAGCAGCACGATGACGAGGCCCGGCCAGGTCGTGGACGTGCGGTACGCGAACAGCACCACCAGCAGCGTCGTCGCTCCGACGATGTAGAGGGCCGGCACCACCGGGTAGCCGAACGCCTTGTACGGCCGGTCGGCGTCCGGGCGCGTCGCCCGGAGGCGGAAGATCCCGCCGATCGTCAGGATGTAGAAGATGAACGCCGCCGAGATCACGTAGTCGAGCAGATCGTTGTAGAGGCTGCCGTACGTCTTGGTCGCCGGGTTGTACGTGCGCGGCAGCACCAGGAGCGCCGCCCAGATTCCCTGCAGCAGCAGCCCCCAGGCCGGCACCTTCGCCTGGTTGAGCCGCCCCGCCGCCTTGAAGAACACGCCGTCACGCGCCATCGCGAAGTACGCCCGCGCGCCGGCGAGGATCAGGCCGTTGTTGCAGCCGAACGTCGAGATGACGATGGCGATGGCCATGATCATGACGCCCAGGCCCGGGAACACGGTCTCGAGGCCTGCCGTGGCCACGCGGTCGGCCGGGGCGTGTTGAATGGCGCCGAGCGGCAGCATCACGAGGTAGGCGAGATTCGCGAGCAGGTAGAGCCCGATGACGACCGACGTGCCGATCGCCAGCGACAGCGGGATGTTGCGTCGCGGGTTCTTGACCTCGCCCGCGGTGAACGTGATGTTGTTCCAGGCGTCCGACGAGAAGAGCGACCCGGTCTGGACGACGCAGACGGCCACGAACAGGCCGAAGACGCTCGTGGCATCGAGGCCCGGCACGATGGGCTCGAAGCCGCGTGGCGTCCAGAAATTGCCGAAGTTCTCGGCCACCGCACTCGCGTGCCATCCGATCAGCAGGCCGATGCCGATGAGCAGCGCGAGCGCCAGCGTCTTCGCGCTCGTGAAGACGTTCTGGATGATCCGGCCGTAGTCGAGGCCACGCGTATTCGTCCAGGTGAGCACGCCGATCAGGACCACGCCGACCAGTTGGGCCCGCGAGAGCGAGATCGCATAGCCGGTTGACACGTGCACGACGGGGATGATGAACACGTCATCGGAGATCCACGGGAACAGCACACCGAGGTACTTGGCGAACCCGACGGCGACCGCGGCGATCGTGCCGGTCTGGATCACCATGAACAGCGTCCAGCCGTAGAGGAACCCCCAGAGCGGAGAGAAGGCCTCCCGCAGGTAGACGTACTGTCCGCCGGCCCGCGGCATCATCGCCGCCAGCTCGCCGTACGAGAGGGCTGCAGTGATCGTCAGGACGCCTGTGACCAGCCAGGCCACGAGCAGCCACCCCGGGCTGCCGACGCGCCTCGCCATGTCAGCCGACACGATGAAGATGCCCGAGCCGATCATCGAGCCGACGACGACCATCGTCGAATCGAAGAGGCCCAGCCCACGTTTGAATTCGGTGTCGAGCGTCGTCGCCGTCGTCTGCTGCGCCTGAGGCGTACTGGCCATGGTCACCCGCTCCTTCGAGATAGCTCACCGCCGGTGTCCGGTCGCCGTGGTTGTCACCTGTCGGGGGGCGAATATATCATGGCGGGACCATGAACACTCCGACACGCGATGCGGCCTGGGCCCTGTTGACCGAATACACGCAGAACGAGGCGTTGCGCAAGCACGCGCTGGCGGTGGAGGCGGCCGTCCGCTACTACGCCCGGTCGTTCGGCGAGAACGAGGAGGAATGGGGCGCCGTGGCGCTCCTCCACGACTTCGACTACGAGCGGTATCCGACGCTCGAGGACCACCCGTTTCGCGGCGCCGAGGTCCTGCGCGAGAAGGGATACCCCGAGTGGGTCGTCCGTGCCGTGTTGTCGCATGCCGACCACACCAATACCCCGCGAGCATCGCGCCTCGAGCACACGCTGTTCGCGTGCGACGAGATGGCGGGTTTCGTCACCGCGGCCTCCCTCGTGCGGCCGTCGAAGAGTGTCCTCGATCTCGAGGCCTCGTCGGTCGTCAAGCGGATGAAGGACAAGGCGTTCGCCCGTGCCGTGAAGCGAGAGGATCTGAAGAAGGGTGCGGAAGAGCTCGGTCTGCCGCTCGCGGACCACATCACCAACGTCATCGCCGGGATGCGGGAGCACGCGGACGCGCTCGGCCTCAGGGGCAGCCTGTGACCTCCGGCGGCCCGCGTGGCCAGAACCAATACGCTTCACGCTTCGTATCTGGTAAGTGACATGGCCGAGCCGTATCTCAACACCGTTGTCGAACTGAAGAACGTGAGCGTGGCGTACGGGAAGAACGCCGCGCTGCGCGAGGTGACCGCGTCGTTCCCGGCCGGGGCCATCGGCCTGCTTGGGCCGAACGGCGCCGGCAAGAGCACGATGCTCAAGGCCCTCCTCGGGTTCCTCGTGCCGACCGAGGGCGACATGACGGTGCTCGGCCTGAACGTCGCCCGGGCGCCCCTCGAAATCCGCTCCCGCCTCGGGTACATGCCCGAGACCGACGGACACATCCCCGGCATGAACGCCGTGTCATTCGTGGCCTACTGCGGCCAGTTGGCCGGTCTGCCCGCCGTCGACGCGATGCAGCGCGCGCACGAGGTGCTCTACTACGTGGGCCTCGGCGAGGCCCGGTACCGCAACGTCGAGACGTATTCGACCGGGATGAAGCAGCGCATCAAGCTCGCGCAGGCGTTGGTGCACGATCCGGACCTGCTCTTCCTCGACGAGCCGACCAACGGCATGGATCCGAAGGGGCGCGACGAGATGCTCGAGCTCGTGCGCGACCTCGCACACGAGAAGCAGATCAACCTGATCCTGTCGTCGCACCTGCTTCCCGATGTCGAGTTCACGTGCGACCGCGTGGTCGTGCTCGACAAGGGACGCGTCGTCGCGCAGGGCCCGATCGACGACCTGAAGGGGCCGCGCGGGCAGGTCTTCGAGATGCGCATCAAGGGCGACCGGCACGCGTTCGCGGCGACGCTGGCCGCCGCGGGCCTCGAGTGCCACGAGACGGACGAAGACGTGATGCGCGTGTTCGCGCCGGCAGAAGAGGCCGCGCGCGACCTGTTCGCGCTGGCGGCCCGGGAGAAGGTCCAGGTGCGCCACCTGCGCCCGAGCCTGCCGACGCTCGAGGACGTCTTCGCGAAGGCGGTCGGGGAAGAATGACGCAGGGGCGGTTTGAATACCGCCCCTGCGATCCGTGTTGATCGAAGGACGTGAGGGCTGCGAACCGTGCCCATACATGATCAAACCTATCGGCGCTACGCGGGCCAGCGCGAGCAGGCGGGCCAGGCGTGGATGGTCATCGCCATCAGCGGCATCCGCACCATTATCCAGAAGCGCCTGTTTTTGGGCCTGCTGCTGCTGGCCTGGATTCCGTTCGTCGTCGGCGCGGTGATGGTGTACCTCAACGCGAACTTCCCGCAGTTCACCCTGCTGTCGATGACCGCCCAGCGGTTCCGCGATTTCCTCGGAACCCAGGACTTCTTCGTCTTCGTGATCACCGTCTGGGTGGGGGCCGGGCTGATTGCGAACGACAAGCGCGCCAACGCCCTGCAGATCTACCTGTCGAAGCCGCTGACGCGAATCGAGTACATCGTCGGCAAGCTGGTGATCCTCGCCGCATTTCTGTTGCTGGTGACGTGGGTGCCCGCGCTGCTGCTGCTCATCCTCCAGGTGGCCTTCACGGGGAGCTTCTCGTTCCTGCGCCAGAACCTGTATCTGTTCCCGGCCGTCACCCTGTTCGCGTTCCTGCAGGTTCTGCTGGCCGCGTTCACGATGCTGGCGCTCTCCTCGCTCAGCAAGAGCAGCCGCTACGTGGCCATCCTCTACGCCGGGGCGTTCTGGTTCAGCCACGCCGTGTTCGGCGTGATTTACGCCATCACCGGCAGCACGAAGCTCTCGTGGCTGTCGCTGCCGGGCAATCTGAATCAACTGGGCGACATCATCTTCCGTCTGCAGCCGCGCTACTCGACGCCTGGCGCCATCTCGCTCCTGGTCCTGCTGGTCACCGTCGGGGTCGCCATCTGGGTGCTCGAACGCCGGGTGCGCGGCGTGGAGGTGGTGTCATGACGGTGGCCGCCGCACCGCGCCCGGTCGTCGAGACGACCGCGCTGTCGAAATGGTACGGGCAGGTCATCGGCCTGAACGACGTCACGGTCAAGGTACCGAGCGGCATCACCGGCCTGCTCGGGCCGAACGGCGCCGGGAAGTCCACGTTGATGAAGCTGATGACCGGCCAGCTCAAGCCCAGCAAAGGTTCGCTGACCGTGCTCGGCCAGCCGATGTGGGGCAACCCGTCGGTCTACTTCCGCGTCGGGTTCTGCCCCGACCAGGATGCGTTCTACGACCGGATGACAGGCCTCGAGTGGGTGACGGCGCTCGTCCGCCTGAACGGCTACAGCGAGTCGCAGGCCGCCGAGGCCGCCCACCGGGCGCTCGAGACGGTGGACCTGCTCGATGCCGCCGGCAAGAAGATCGGCAGCTACAGCAAGGGCATGCGCCAGCGCGTCAAGATGGCCCAGGCGATCGTTCACGATCCGGACCTGCTCATCCTCGACGAACCGCTGTCGGGCATGGATCCGATTGGCCGCCGGAAGACGATCCGCCTGGTCAAGGAATGGGCGCGGGCCGGCAAGAGCATCATCGTCTCGAGCCACATCCTGCACGAGATCGAGGCGATGACCTCGAACATCCTCCTGATCAACAACGGACGGATCCTCGCGGAGGGTGACGTCCACCAGATCCGGGATCTGATCGACACGCACCCTCATACGGTCTTCGTCCGTGCGGCCGACCCGCGGCGTCTCGCGCGGCAGTTCCTGGCGCACGACGATGTGATCAGCCTGAGATTCGAGGAGGGAGCCGTGGTCGTGCAGACGGCGGCGCCGGATGGGTTCTACGCGCGGCTCACCGAGCTGGCCGCGTCGGGCGAAGCGGGCGAGATCACCGAGGTGACATCGCCGGATGACAACCTGCAGGCCGTTTTCCAGTATCTGGTGAAGTAACGTGGCTGCCGAATCCCAACCCGCCGTTGCCGATGTGCCGCGTCACGCCGAACGTCCGCCCTCGTTCGCCACCGCGGCGTTCCGGGTGTTCGACCTCAGCCTCGGGCAGATGCTGTGGTCGCGCCGCACCATCTTCCTGGCGCTCGTCGTCAGCGCGCCGGTCGCGCTCGGGATCATCGTCCGCATCCTGATGTCGGCTGGCATCGGGGGGGCGGTGCGCCTGGGTGGGACAGCCGTGGTTTCCGGGCCGTCGATCTTCGGCCTGTTCGTCTGGCTGCTGTATCTGCGGTTCATCATCCCGGTGCTCGGTGTGTTCTACGGCACGGCGCTCATCGCCGACGAAGTCGAGGACAGGACGATTACGTACCTCTTCACGCGTCCAATCTCGCGAGGGGCTGTGCTCGTCGGCAAATACCTGGCGTACCTGGTCGCGACGGTGCTCGTCGTCCTGCCGTCGGTGATGCTGCTGTACTTCCTGCTCGTCCCCACCGGAGGCGGATCGCTGGCGGCGGCGTTTCCGGCCCTCGTGAAGGACCTCGGCCTGCTCGGGCTGGGCCTGGCGGCCTACGGCGCCCTGTTTGCGTGGGTTGGCGCCCAGTTCAAGTACCCGCTGGTGACCGGCCTGGTGTTCGCGTTCGGTTGGGAGCAGGGCATCTTGCTCATCCCTGGCTACCTCAAGCGTTTCACGATCGCGTACTACATCCAGGGTCTCGTGCCTCACGCCATGCCGCAGGATAGTGCCCTCAGCCTCCTCCAGGCGGTCGTGACGGGCTCGCTGTCGGCGCTGGAATCGCTGATGTGGCTGGGCATCATCTGGCTGGGATTCCTCGCCCTGGCCGCCCGAACGGTTGAGCGGCGCGAGTACATCCTCGAGCAATAGGTCGATCAACAGAAAACCTACCGTCCGGTCATGGGATCGACGGAAGCCCGCGGGAACTTTTGCAAAAGCCGGAGCGTATAATCAGGCAAAGGCGGGGGGGTATATGACCAAACGCACACGGTATTTCATGCTCGGGTCAGCGACGTTCCTCACGGTGGGGTTGACGGTTGGCCTCGCAGCCTACTACGGCGGCATTCCGGGGTTTGCCCAGCCGGCAGGCCCGGAGGAACTCAACTACGTTCCGAACGATGCGGCTGTGGTGGCATATGCCAACGTCCGCCAGTTGATGGACTCGAAGTTCCGTCAGCAGGTGAAGGGGCTGGAACCGGCCGACCGCCAGAAGGGGCAGGACGAGTTCCGGGCCGAGACGGGCATCAACATCGAGACGGACATCGACTACGTGGTGGCGTGCATGCTCCCCGGTGCGCCAGCCGACACGCCGAAGGACAAGAAGAACGGGTTCGTGCTCGCGCACGGCAACTTCGACCAGGCGAGGATCGAGGCCCTGATTCGCGAGAAGGGCGGCGTCGAGGAGCGTTACAAGGATTTGACGCTCTTCACGCATGCGGCCGGTCCGAAGCATGCGGACGCCGAGACGATGGACTTGCCGGATCCGACCGTTGAGCACGAGATGGCCATCGGCTTCCTCGAGCCGAAGGTCGTCGTCCTGGGCACGCCGGCCGCGCTTCACCGGGTGATCGACCTGAAGCACGGTCAGTCCAGCGTCCGGGCGAACGACAAGATGATGGACCTGATCAAGGGCGTGGCGGGTGGCAACGCGTGGGCCGTGGGACGATTCGACATGCTGAAGACCCAGGCGCACCTCCCCGAACAGGTCGCGAGCCAATTGCCCGCGGTGACCTGGTTCACCGCCACCGGCCACGTGAACGGCGGCTTGTCGGGCACGGTGAGCGTCGAGGCGAAGGACCCCGAGGCGGCGAACAACCTCCGGCAGGTCATCACCGGGTTCATGGCGCTCGGCAGGCTGCAGGCCGATTCCAAGCCGGAGTTGAAGGGGATGCTGAACTCCATCCGGCTCGAAGGCACCGGCACGACGGTGGCGGTCTCGTTCGAACTCCCGGACGGAGCGCTCGATGCGCTGAAGGCCGCCGGGATGCAGCGGCACCACCGAACCGAGTAGGGTGGCGCCGGCCCGCAGCGTGCAGGGTGAAGGCGGGCGCGACGGGGCAGGAATTGGACAGGAAGGGGCGCATTCAATGCGCCCCTTTTTTTCGCGTACGGCGTCCGTACTGCGCTTGACTATCCTGCCCGGCTCCCCTAGACTCACGGGCATACATAAAGTCGGTCGACGTTCCGAGATTTCGAGTTGTCCAACTGTGTCATGCAGGACCCGTTGCCTGTCCTGATGGGTAGTCGTGTGGTACTCCGCGAGCCGCGGGAAGACGACGTGGCCGCGTTGTTTGCGTTCACGTCGGACCCAGAGGTGACCCGGTTCCTGGCGATTACTCCTCCGGTCACTCCCGACGACACGCTCTACTTCATCGCGAAATGTCGCGAGCACCGGACGCAGGATCGTGAGTACGTGTTCACGATCGCGGGGATGGGAGACGACCGCGCGATCGGAATCATCGGGCTTCGTCACCTCGACCCACCGATGCGCACGGCCCAGGTCGGGACGTGGCTTGGCCGCCAGCACTGGGGCACGGGGGTGAACGTCGAGGCCAAGTCGCTGTTGCTCGATTTTGCGTTCGACACGCTGTCACTCCACCGTGTCGAAGCGCGAATAGCAGTCGACAACGCCCGTTCCCGCCGTGCATTCGAACGGCTCGGCGCGACATGCGAGGGGCTGCTGCGAGAGTCGTTCTACAAGGACGGCGCCTACTACGACCAGCAGCTCTACGTCGTGCTCGCGCAGGACTGGCAGCGCGCGCGCCGCATGGGCGGAGGACGCCGGCTCCGATCCGCCGGCAAGGATGGTTCGCATGACTGATCGGGTGTTCTTCTACGGCACGCTGATGACCGGTTTCGATCGCCGTCGCCGCGCGGGAATCGACCCGCTGTTGAGCTATGTCGGGCGCGGCCACGTCAAGGCGGCGCTCTTCGATCTCGGCATCTATCCCGCTGCGATTCCCGATCCCGACGGCGCCGTGTGGGGCGAGGTCTACGCGGCCAAGGACCTGGATCGCGCGCTCGTCGGGCTGGACGAAATCGAGGGCTACTGCCCGTCGATGCCGGAAACCAGCCTCTATAATCGCGTGGAAGTGCCGGTCGTCTACGAGGACGGAACCACCGACACGGTGTGGGTGTATTTCTACAACGCGCCCCTCGGACGCGCCGAGCGGATTGCCTCGGGCGACTATCTCGAGCACCTGAAGGTTCGCTAGCCCCCTCCAGTTCGACAAGCTCCCCCCGAGCGGTGTATCGTCCCCGATGCCGCCGCCCCGTCGGCGCGGCCGGCGCGGCGTCAAGCCACACACACGCACACACACACTGAGTGTCCATGACCACCATGACCACTATGTCCCGATGCGCTTGTCGGCGGGCGATCCTCGCCGGAGTCTTCGTGCTTGGCGCCGCCGCGCTCTCCGTGGCCTCGCCCGAGTCGGTTCAGCGCGACCCGCGAGTCGAGAAGCTGCTGTCGCAGATTTCGGAGCAGAGGCTCGTCGCGACGCTCCAGAAGCTGGGGTCGTTCGGCACGAGGAACACGCTCTCGTCCACCGACTCCGCCACGGCTGGCATCGGCGCCGCGCGGCAGTGGATCTTCGACGAGATGAAGAAGTCGAGCCCGCGCCTCCAGGTGAATTTCGACTCGTTCCAGGTGCCGAAGAGCGGGCGCATCACCCGCGACATCGAGCTGCGCAACGTGATGGCCGTGCTGCCGGGCAAGACGGCCCGCCGGGTCTATGTCAGCGCGCACTACGACAGCTTCGCGCGCCGGCCCGTGCCGGCCTCGTCTCCCCAGCCGGCTGGTGCACCGCAGGCCGCCGGGACGCCGCCACCGGCCGCGGCCGCAGCGGATACGGCGCCCGTGGACAATCCGGCTCCGGGCGTGAACGACGATGGAAGCGGGACGGCGCTGGTCATGGAACTGGCGCGCGTCTTCGCGGAGAGCGGCATCGAGTTCGATGCCACGCTCGTCTTCATCGCCCTGGCTGGTGAGGAGCAAGGGCTGATCGGTGCACAGAAGCACGCGGAGAAAGCGCTCGCCGAGAAGGTGGCGATCGAGGGTGTGCTCAACAACGACATGGTGGGCAACGTGCAGGCGGGCGACGGGCTCCAGGATTCCACGCGGGTTCGCGTCTTCTCAGAGGCGCCCGAGGATTCTCCGTCGCGCCAGCTCGCGCGGTACGTGGCCTCGGCCGCGGCCCGCTACGTGCCGACCCAGCAGGTCACGCTCGTCGCGCGCCACGATCGATTTGGACGCGGTGGTGATCACACGGCGTTCAACCAGAAGGGGTTCACCGCCGTCCGCATCACCGAGGCCCTCGAGAACTTCGAGCGGCAGCACACGGCCGCCGACACCATCGAGGGCGTCAACGTTCCGTACTTCCTCCGCAACGTTCGCATCAACGCCGCAGCCGCCGCATCGATCGCCCTGGCGCCGCCAGCGCCCGTCGTCGCGGACGGCCGCGGCCAGCCGACGCTCGGGCGCCAGCCGAGCGGCTACGACTCCAACTTGAAATGGAAGGCCTCGCCCGGGGCGGCAGGCTACAAGGTGTACTGGCGCGAGGCGTGGACGCCCAACTGGCAGCACGTCCTGGCGGTCGGCAACGTGACCGAGTTCGTGCTGCCCAGCGTGTCGATCGACGACTACGTCTTTGGCGTGGCGGCGGTGGGGAGCGACGGCAGCGAGAGCCTGGTGGCGGTGTACGTCAATCCGCCGCGCCGCTGACCGGTCGGGCAGTCGCGCCGCCGGCTACGGCCGCGCCTCGCGGCCGGCGGCAATCGCCTGGATGAACCCGCCGATCGCCTCCACCACCCGCGCGGACATCTGGACGAATTCGATGCCGGACCGATAGATGGTCGTTCCGCCCTCGACGTCGCAGACGTGGGCGTGCGCGATCCGTCCCTTGACGATGACCGACAGGTCGCCGAGGACCA
This window contains:
- the tsaD gene encoding tRNA (adenosine(37)-N6)-threonylcarbamoyltransferase complex transferase subunit TsaD — protein: MLILGIESSCDETAAAVVEETDDVARPWVIRSSAVASQVDIHREWGGVVPEIASRQHVRDICGVVERAMSDARIALTDLDAVAVTQGPGLVGSLLVGVSFAKSLAATIERPLIPVHHLAGHIESLFLDNGPLPLPAVVLVVSGGHTSLYLVPAPGVYRRLARTRDDAAGEAYDKVARLLGLGYPGGPIIDALAREGDDRAIPFPATRITHRDRNAPEAAGRFDFSFSGIKTAVLRHVRGRAGDATDIASVFSPKERADICASFQRVVVEALLDRLFEAAWRSGARSVGIAGGVSANSRLRKDAATRGEELALPVYLPTLALSTDNAAMIAAAGLRRFHEGVRAGWDLNADPALAL
- a CDS encoding secondary thiamine-phosphate synthase enzyme YjbQ gives rise to the protein MKVFTDYLFFNTREEREMVRITDEVADIVRRSGVGEGMVLVSAMHITSGVYVNDWEDGLIADFGEWLEKLAPSGRNYRHHQTGETNADAHLKRTLMGHQVMLPITNGKLDLGPWEQVFYAEFDGRRKKRVVVKVMGESRS
- a CDS encoding amino acid permease, which codes for MASTPQAQQTTATTLDTEFKRGLGLFDSTMVVVGSMIGSGIFIVSADMARRVGSPGWLLVAWLVTGVLTITAALSYGELAAMMPRAGGQYVYLREAFSPLWGFLYGWTLFMVIQTGTIAAVAVGFAKYLGVLFPWISDDVFIIPVVHVSTGYAISLSRAQLVGVVLIGVLTWTNTRGLDYGRIIQNVFTSAKTLALALLIGIGLLIGWHASAVAENFGNFWTPRGFEPIVPGLDATSVFGLFVAVCVVQTGSLFSSDAWNNITFTAGEVKNPRRNIPLSLAIGTSVVIGLYLLANLAYLVMLPLGAIQHAPADRVATAGLETVFPGLGVMIMAIAIVISTFGCNNGLILAGARAYFAMARDGVFFKAAGRLNQAKVPAWGLLLQGIWAALLVLPRTYNPATKTYGSLYNDLLDYVISAAFIFYILTIGGIFRLRATRPDADRPYKAFGYPVVPALYIVGATTLLVVLFAYRTSTTWPGLVIVLLGVPVYFLWRRREV
- a CDS encoding HD domain-containing protein, translating into MNTPTRDAAWALLTEYTQNEALRKHALAVEAAVRYYARSFGENEEEWGAVALLHDFDYERYPTLEDHPFRGAEVLREKGYPEWVVRAVLSHADHTNTPRASRLEHTLFACDEMAGFVTAASLVRPSKSVLDLEASSVVKRMKDKAFARAVKREDLKKGAEELGLPLADHITNVIAGMREHADALGLRGSL
- a CDS encoding ABC transporter ATP-binding protein, whose product is MARTNTLHASYLVSDMAEPYLNTVVELKNVSVAYGKNAALREVTASFPAGAIGLLGPNGAGKSTMLKALLGFLVPTEGDMTVLGLNVARAPLEIRSRLGYMPETDGHIPGMNAVSFVAYCGQLAGLPAVDAMQRAHEVLYYVGLGEARYRNVETYSTGMKQRIKLAQALVHDPDLLFLDEPTNGMDPKGRDEMLELVRDLAHEKQINLILSSHLLPDVEFTCDRVVVLDKGRVVAQGPIDDLKGPRGQVFEMRIKGDRHAFAATLAAAGLECHETDEDVMRVFAPAEEAARDLFALAAREKVQVRHLRPSLPTLEDVFAKAVGEE
- a CDS encoding ABC transporter permease subunit; translated protein: MPIHDQTYRRYAGQREQAGQAWMVIAISGIRTIIQKRLFLGLLLLAWIPFVVGAVMVYLNANFPQFTLLSMTAQRFRDFLGTQDFFVFVITVWVGAGLIANDKRANALQIYLSKPLTRIEYIVGKLVILAAFLLLVTWVPALLLLILQVAFTGSFSFLRQNLYLFPAVTLFAFLQVLLAAFTMLALSSLSKSSRYVAILYAGAFWFSHAVFGVIYAITGSTKLSWLSLPGNLNQLGDIIFRLQPRYSTPGAISLLVLLVTVGVAIWVLERRVRGVEVVS
- a CDS encoding ABC transporter ATP-binding protein — protein: MTVAAAPRPVVETTALSKWYGQVIGLNDVTVKVPSGITGLLGPNGAGKSTLMKLMTGQLKPSKGSLTVLGQPMWGNPSVYFRVGFCPDQDAFYDRMTGLEWVTALVRLNGYSESQAAEAAHRALETVDLLDAAGKKIGSYSKGMRQRVKMAQAIVHDPDLLILDEPLSGMDPIGRRKTIRLVKEWARAGKSIIVSSHILHEIEAMTSNILLINNGRILAEGDVHQIRDLIDTHPHTVFVRAADPRRLARQFLAHDDVISLRFEEGAVVVQTAAPDGFYARLTELAASGEAGEITEVTSPDDNLQAVFQYLVK
- a CDS encoding ABC transporter permease → MAAESQPAVADVPRHAERPPSFATAAFRVFDLSLGQMLWSRRTIFLALVVSAPVALGIIVRILMSAGIGGAVRLGGTAVVSGPSIFGLFVWLLYLRFIIPVLGVFYGTALIADEVEDRTITYLFTRPISRGAVLVGKYLAYLVATVLVVLPSVMLLYFLLVPTGGGSLAAAFPALVKDLGLLGLGLAAYGALFAWVGAQFKYPLVTGLVFAFGWEQGILLIPGYLKRFTIAYYIQGLVPHAMPQDSALSLLQAVVTGSLSALESLMWLGIIWLGFLALAARTVERREYILEQ
- a CDS encoding GNAT family N-acetyltransferase, yielding MVLREPREDDVAALFAFTSDPEVTRFLAITPPVTPDDTLYFIAKCREHRTQDREYVFTIAGMGDDRAIGIIGLRHLDPPMRTAQVGTWLGRQHWGTGVNVEAKSLLLDFAFDTLSLHRVEARIAVDNARSRRAFERLGATCEGLLRESFYKDGAYYDQQLYVVLAQDWQRARRMGGGRRLRSAGKDGSHD
- a CDS encoding gamma-glutamylcyclotransferase family protein, giving the protein MTDRVFFYGTLMTGFDRRRRAGIDPLLSYVGRGHVKAALFDLGIYPAAIPDPDGAVWGEVYAAKDLDRALVGLDEIEGYCPSMPETSLYNRVEVPVVYEDGTTDTVWVYFYNAPLGRAERIASGDYLEHLKVR
- a CDS encoding M28 family metallopeptidase; the protein is MTTMSRCACRRAILAGVFVLGAAALSVASPESVQRDPRVEKLLSQISEQRLVATLQKLGSFGTRNTLSSTDSATAGIGAARQWIFDEMKKSSPRLQVNFDSFQVPKSGRITRDIELRNVMAVLPGKTARRVYVSAHYDSFARRPVPASSPQPAGAPQAAGTPPPAAAAADTAPVDNPAPGVNDDGSGTALVMELARVFAESGIEFDATLVFIALAGEEQGLIGAQKHAEKALAEKVAIEGVLNNDMVGNVQAGDGLQDSTRVRVFSEAPEDSPSRQLARYVASAAARYVPTQQVTLVARHDRFGRGGDHTAFNQKGFTAVRITEALENFERQHTAADTIEGVNVPYFLRNVRINAAAAASIALAPPAPVVADGRGQPTLGRQPSGYDSNLKWKASPGAAGYKVYWREAWTPNWQHVLAVGNVTEFVLPSVSIDDYVFGVAAVGSDGSESLVAVYVNPPRR